From the Scophthalmus maximus strain ysfricsl-2021 chromosome 11, ASM2237912v1, whole genome shotgun sequence genome, one window contains:
- the triap1 gene encoding TP53-regulated inhibitor of apoptosis 1, with amino-acid sequence MNSVGEACTDLKREYDQCFNRWFAEKFLKGDRSGDPCTETFRKYQRCVQKAIKDKDIPIDGVEFMGPNKDKPES; translated from the coding sequence ATGAACAGCGTCGGGGAGGCCTGCACCGACCTCAAGCGGGAGTACGACCAGTGCTTCAACCGCTGGTTCGCCGAGAAGTTCCTGAAGGGCGACCGGAGCGGGGACCCGTGCACCGAGACCTTCCGGAAGTACCAGCGGTGCGTGCAGAAGGCCATCAAGGACAAGGACATCCCGATCGACGGGGTGGAGTTCATGGGCCCCAACAAGGACAAACCCGAGAGCTGA
- the il15l gene encoding interleukin 15, like isoform X2, whose amino-acid sequence MLRGRPALVMVILCQVCLLAPKSAAGLRSLDVIKRVQLLIREAPKKVSLKSRLYTPTMADFQNCPSSTLKCFAAEVKVLDDEWKTRRLNVSHMLEVLAASFNQAESGCRQCECFDEETAEEFLKVLLSTLQNANSL is encoded by the exons ATGCTGAGAGGGAGGCCAGCTCTCGTGATGGTGATTCTGTGTCAGGTCTGTCTGCTCGCCCCGAAATCAGCCGCCGGACTCCGCTCTCTAGACGTCATCAAGAGGGTCCAGTTGCTCATCAGAGAAGCCCCCAAGAAG gTGTCGCTGAAAAGCCGACTGTACACGCCCACCATGGCAGACTTCCAG aaTTGCCCCAGTTCCACCTTAAAGTGTTTTGCAGCGGAAGTCAAAGTTCTCGATGACGAGTGGAAGACGCGACGACTCAACGTCAGCCACATGCTGGAGGTCCTGGCAGCGTCTTTCAACCAG GCGGAGTCGGGCTGTCGACAGTGTGAGTGCTTCGACGAGGAAACCGCAGAAGAGTTCCTCAAGGTTCTTCTCTCCACTCTCCAGAATGCGAACAGCCTTTAG
- the il15l gene encoding interleukin 15, like isoform X1 yields MLRGRPALVMVILCQVCLLAPKSAAGLRSLDVIKRVQLLIREAPKKVSLKSRLYTPTMADFQQNCPSSTLKCFAAEVKVLDDEWKTRRLNVSHMLEVLAASFNQAESGCRQCECFDEETAEEFLKVLLSTLQNANSL; encoded by the exons ATGCTGAGAGGGAGGCCAGCTCTCGTGATGGTGATTCTGTGTCAGGTCTGTCTGCTCGCCCCGAAATCAGCCGCCGGACTCCGCTCTCTAGACGTCATCAAGAGGGTCCAGTTGCTCATCAGAGAAGCCCCCAAGAAG gTGTCGCTGAAAAGCCGACTGTACACGCCCACCATGGCAGACTTCCAG cagaaTTGCCCCAGTTCCACCTTAAAGTGTTTTGCAGCGGAAGTCAAAGTTCTCGATGACGAGTGGAAGACGCGACGACTCAACGTCAGCCACATGCTGGAGGTCCTGGCAGCGTCTTTCAACCAG GCGGAGTCGGGCTGTCGACAGTGTGAGTGCTTCGACGAGGAAACCGCAGAAGAGTTCCTCAAGGTTCTTCTCTCCACTCTCCAGAATGCGAACAGCCTTTAG